Proteins encoded together in one Lathyrus oleraceus cultivar Zhongwan6 chromosome 5, CAAS_Psat_ZW6_1.0, whole genome shotgun sequence window:
- the LOC127079440 gene encoding uncharacterized protein LOC127079440: MDTSTRKSTSSFRFKSPDIRSLKVLCSKVVALKDNKFRANFGNIVDLLTEKVDYCAITTMSQYYDVPLRCFTFPNFQISPTLEDLERLLNRPIKEYNPFPKLEEGFCLTELSLTLGINTNKLVDNWGVKGSLKGLTQKFLEAHAWEMIKEGRPDFCSATLALLIHGIVLFPNLDKFVDQLAVEVFLTKNPVPFLLADFYHTFHTRQEKKGGTFLCCAPMLHLWMRARVPQSGPFAENKLTWPHRFTSLSANSILWYKREWDIKDVITRCGEFSNVPLIGTQGCINYNPAILKR; this comes from the coding sequence ATGGATACTTCAACAAGGAAAAGCACTTCTTCTTTCCGCTTCAAGAGTCCCGACATCAGGTCATTAAAGGTCCTCTGTTCAAAGGTCGTAGCTCTTAAAGACAACAAGTTTAGAGCCAACTTTGGGAACATCGTAGATCTTCTAACCGAGAAGGTTGACTATTGTGCTATCACTACAATGTCCCAATACTATGACGtccctttaagatgcttcactttccccaacttccaaatctctccaaccTTGGAAGACCTCGAGAGACTCCTCAATCGACCAATCAAGGAATACAACCCTTTCCCAAAATTGGAAGAAGGATTTTGTTTGACCGAGCTCTCACTCACCTTGGGTATCAACACCAACAAGCTAGTGGACAATTGGGGCGTTAAAGGATCCCTCAAAGGTTTAACTCAAAAGTTCCTAGAAGCCCATGCTTGGGAAATGATTAAAGAAGGAAGACCTGACTTTTGTAGTGCAACCTTGGCACTTTTGATTCATGGAATTGTCCTCTTCCCAAATCTGGACAAGTTCGTGGATCAATTAGCAGTTGAAGTCTTTTTAACAAAGAATCCGGTGCCTTTTTTACTTGCCGATTTCTACCATACCTTCCATACAAGACAGGAGAAGAAGGGAGGTACTTTCCTTTGTTGCGCTCCTATGCTACACCTTTGGATGAGGGCCCGCGTGCCTCAAAGTGGACCCTTCGCCGAAAACAAACTGACATGGCCGCATAGGTTCACATCTCTCTCTGCCAACTCAATTCTATGGTACAAGAGGGAATGGGATATAAAGGATGTCATCACAAGATGTGGAGAGTTCTCTAACGTACCCTTGATAGGAAcacaaggttgcatcaactacaaccctgctatACTCAAGAGATAA